Part of the Candidatus Chlorohelix allophototropha genome, ACCCATGTTGTTGAGGCTTTGCGCCACATCGGGATGGTTCTCACCCAACTGCTGCTCTCGGATGGCAAGGGCGCGTTGGTAGAGGGGCAGGGCGGAGGCGTATTCTCCCATATCCTGTAGCAATAACCCCATGTTGTTGAGTCCGGTGGCTAGGGTGGCGTGTTCCGCCCCATATATCTGCTCTTTGAGTTTCAGCCCACGCTCGTAACAGCCCTTCGCCTGCCGATAGTCCGCCCTTGCATTTTTCAGGTACAAGCCAATCTGATTGTACAGTCCATCTGCCGCTGCCAGCGCCGCGCCCCGTTCCTCGGCGTAGCCCGCCACCGCCAGCCCACTTTCCAGCAGCCGCCCGCACTCCTCCCACGTACTAATGTCATCACTATCGTAAGGGTAAGCCGCCCGCAGCAGCCCTGCCGCTTGCTCTAGCCGTTCGGTGTCTGTGCCTTGCGCCGTTCGCAGCGCCAGCCCCACCAAGCGGTGCAGTGTCAGCCCTTCCTCGCTCACTTCTGCCAGCGAGTAGCGTTTTATCGCCGCTATCGCCTCGTCCCACTCCAGTTCATCCCCTGCCGTTGCCGCCAATCGCTCCGGCAACTCCTCGGCATTCTCAAGGAACAGGCTGAAGGGGATAGGCTCGGTACCAAGCCACGCGCACAACTCCAGCAACTCCGCGCCTGCCGGGTTCGCCTCCTCCAACGCCCGAAACGAAATCTCCCAAGTGGTGGCAACCTTATCGTTGTGGTAGCCCTCCGGCGCATCGCCCTTCTTGAACAATTCCATTCTCCGCTCTTTGAACAGGCGCAAGTAGTCCGCCCCGCTTCTGGATTTCGCGTTCATGTAGGCGGCAGCCTGTTCCAGCGCAAGGGGCAAGCCCCCCAATTCTCGCGCCAACTCCTCGAAAGCGGGGTCAGCCTTTCCCACGCGCTTTTCGAGGAACTCCACGCTGAAAGCCTGCTCCCATATTTGAGCAGGTAGGGGTTTGATGCTCTTGCCCCAATCGCCGTTGTAGCGCGAGGTAATCAGGGTTTGCCCGTTGCCGCCGTTCGGCATGTAATGCAGGATGTCGGCGGGTTCTTCCACGTTGTCCAGCACCAACAGCCAAGGTTTGGGGCAAGTGTGCAGATAGCGCAGGGCGAGGTCAATCGCTTCTGCTTGTTCGGTTGCGCCGGGAGTCGCCAGCGTCAGTTCAAAAGCGAGGTCGGCAAGGTCAGAGCGCAGGGAAGTGGCGAACTCAGCGTTCACCCACCACACCAACTCGAACCGCTCTTTATTGCGGTAGGCATATTCCACCGCCGTTTGGGTTTTGCCCACCCCGCCCAAACCCGCCACCGCTTGCGTAATCGCGCTCGTCTGCGCCTTTTCGAGGGCATCCAGCAAATCCTCGCGCCCGGTGAAATACTCGTTGCGCCGATGCGGGATATTCCAGATGGGCGGGAACGTGCCGGGGTAGCGCGGGGCAGGGCTAGAACCGTTGGCGGTTTGCGCCGCTACGCCCTGACCGGGAAAGCGCGGGGCAATGGTGGGCTTGGTACGCACCCGCTTGATTCCATCCAGTAGCGCCTGTGCTGCCGTATCTTCCTGCTCTTTGGTCAGGTCAATGTACACCAACGCTCGCAACAAGCCGTCCGGTTTGCAATCGCGCACCTTGACCGGAACGAGTAGCCCCTTTTCCCCGGTGGGGTCGTTGGCGAAGAAAGCCGCCCATTCGGGCGCGGTGAACATCGAGGTGAGGTAATCGGAGGAGAAGATGGCAATCAGGCGTTCGCATCCGCCGGCGGCGCGTTGCATATCCAGCACGAAATTGCCGCCCTTTTTGAAATCCCACGCCTGAATAACGGTGGTGTACTTGGCTGCTTCTAATTGCCAAGCGACCCATTCCGCCCAACCCTTGTCGGCTTTGTTGTAGCTGATAAAGAAATCTTTTTGCGGCTCGTTCTGGCTCAAGGCATTATCCCCGACAAGGCTAAAACGCTGGTTAAACCGTTCCTAAACTACCGTTACATTATAGCGAAAAAATCGCGACAGGCGCAAGCACAAATCTCATGGGATGGGGCGCACCCATAGCAAGCAAGGGGGACGCATTTCTTATACACGTTTCTTCTTGATATTGAGGAAGGCATGGCATTATAATAATAAGGATAATTGCAGGGTAACTGTCTTTGACGATAAAAGACAAAATAGTTTTGATTTTTGAGCAGTAATTAATACGATATTAAATTTGCCGCCGGGTAAACGTCTTTTGTTCATTCCATTAGGCCCTTGAAGGAATGAATATTAGGCGTTTTATTTTTTTACGAAATAGAGGTCTATATGTTTAGAGAAATGCGTCGCAAAAAACAGATTTTGTCCTTAGAGGAGAGTATTGCAGTTCTTAATAATGGAACATCCGGCGTGCTGGCGGTATCCGGGGATAATGATTATCCCTATGCTGTGCCACTCAGCTATGTATATCACGATTCTAAAATCTTTTTTCATAGCTCCAAAACCGGCTATAAATTAGATGCTATTGCAAGAAATAATAAAGTCTCCTTTTGTGTTATTGATCAAGACAACGTAGTGCCAGAAGAATATACTACTTATTTCCGAAGTGTCATTGTCTTTGGAAAAGCGCGTATTTTAGAGGATGAAGTAGAAAAGAGAAGCGCTCTTGAAATATTAGCGGCGAGATATTCGCCTGACCATGAGCAAGGACGTTTGCAGGAAATTGACGACCTGTTCAAACCGGTATGCGTTGTAGAGTTAGCCATTGAGTATATGAGCGGTAAAGAAGCCATTGAGTTGGTTAGAAAAAAGCAAGGGCAAAATAATTAGGCAATCACTCTAACAACCAAAAGGTGCGCCAGTAGGTATTTTAACAACAGAAAATGGGTTCGAGGCATATACTCGAACCCTCTCTAGGCTTTTTTCTCTGTCACTTGCCACCTTTTATAGCTTGCACTAATGGTATTATTCAAACACAAACTGTTGGGCATTATCGTAGCTGGAAGCCCAACGCGCTTCGCACTGGTAATTCCAGTCGTCACCCCAGTGGTATTGGCTTTCGTTCACCTTTGCCACCTTTCGAGCTTCTTCAATCTTCTCAAAGGGACCATCAATTATGCCTACCGGATTTACCTCACCGCTTAGTGTATCCTGCCGAAAAGATACCGCATACCACATAATTTTCACCCTACCCGGATATTGCCGCCGAGTCCGGCACTACATTGACTCCTTGCGTCCTCTGTATAGGAGGAGGGGTGGTGGTGAGTTCAAGGGGACACCCCTTGCCACCCCGTCAGGCGTTCCCCCTGTACCCCCCAAATTGAGGAGGTGGGGTGTGAATTCAAGGGGACACCCCTTGTGACCCCGTCAGGCGTTCCCCCTGCACCCCCCAAGTTGAGGGGGAGGGGTGGTGAGTTCAAGGGGACACCCCTTGTGACCCCGTCAGGCGTTCCCTCTGTACCCCCGTTTATTGAACAAATTCGGGGTGGTTTAGTAGCCGCCCCTCTAGAAACTCAGTAATCGCGCGGTCAATATTCGCCACTTCGGTTAAGATGACTCTGTACTTGGCTTGCTGCAAAAACCACAGCATCCCCCCACCCATGCCGCGTGAAATTACCACCTTGCAATCGGCTAGATGGTCGGTATTGTGTTTGGGGGTATTCGCCTCGTCCTCAGCAAAGCCGAGCGCAGCAGCGGCAGAAGGCACGCTGCGATCGCGCAATTCTCGCGCTACCTCCTTGCCCTCATCCACCGTCACCACCATAAAATATTGCGATTTTCCGAAATGCACGCTGATGGTTTTACCGTCATTAGTAGCTACTGCGATTTTCAAATGCCCGCCTCCTGAACTATTAACACAGGCAATCCAGCGTTCCCCTCAGGTTTGTTTGTCAGGCAAAGCTTTTCATGCCCTATCCCCGGATTCGTGGTGAACAACTCGATCAACACGTTTCGCTGTTGTAGCAATTCTGCTAAGGCTTGTTGTCGCGCCGCGAAGGTTAGGGCTGAATTGGGGCTTAATACAAACACTTTGGTTTTGGGATTATAAAGCAGCCGATTGGCTTGATTGTGCCAAGGGGCAGGGATTTCAATGCTATGGTAGCCGTTTATCCCATCAAAACCGGGTATATGTTTGCAATCAGGGTTTTCACATGCCATACAGGAACTCCAGAATTTATATCTCGGTACAATTCAAAAGAACGGCAGTCATATAAGAACCGACTTTGACCGCGTGAGGGTCGGGCGATAAGCGCAAAAGGGCGTTTGCTTCCAACATAGACATCAAGCGGCTGCTGTTTTGCGCCCCGGTAGTACGAGCGGTGAAAGTGTAGCTTCTAGTTTCAGGGTCGAATTGCTGGCTCACGATTGCCCGCACGTATTCATTCCTATCCGCAGCATGGGCAATGTCATGCTCGGCTTGAACCTGAATGGTGGGACGATGCCGCTTTGCGCGACCACCCATTTTCAGAACAGCCGGACGCACAAACAATTCAAAAGAGACGAGGCTGGAAACGGGCGAACCGGGCAAGCCAAAGATGGGTTTGCGCTTCCCATTGATTTCTGCGGTCACAAAGGTAAAGGGTTTGCCCGGTTTAAGGTTGACCCTACCAAAATGGATAGTCCCAAGCTCTTCTAACAGGTCTTTTACTATATCCGTTTTGCCAACCGAAAGGCTGCCGCTTGTCACCACGCCATCATAAATTTCGAGCGCATCCATTATCATGGTACGCAAGCCCTCTTTACTGGCGGGCGCAATTCCCAAAGGAATGGCTTCGGCATAGGCATCAGTGAGGGCAGCGGCAAGGCTGAAACGGTTAGAATCGTAAACTGCTTCTGGTTTTGACAAATCCCCCGGCTCGGCAATTTCGTCACCTACCGAAATAACGCCCAAGCGAGGACGGCGATAGGCTCTGAAGCTCGCCCGGTTTACCATTGCCACCAAGCCTAATTCGGGCGCACCCATCACCGTGCCAGCCTTTAGCACCAGTTGCCCCTTTTTTATATCCTGCCCGATGTGCCGAATATTATCGCCCGCTTTAACCGGAATGGATAAGCTCAACACGTTATCCGTTTCGTTGGTAAATTCCACCATTACCACCGAATTTGCGCCCTCCGGCAAGGGTGCGCCGTTCATAATGCGTATTGCCGTACCCGCTTCTACCCGCAGATAGCCCATTTCCCCGGCGAGATGCTCACCGATTACCTGCCATTCTTGCCTGCCCTCTTCGGCGAAAAGGGCATAGCCATCAATGGGAGTAGTATCAAAAGTGGGTATGTTAACGGTTGAGTAAATATCCTCTGCCAGTACCCGCCCTTTTCCGACAATAAGCGCGACCGTTTCGGTATCGCTAAGCGCGGGTGAAGCTACGTTTTCCGCAATCAGGCGGGTGGCTTCTTCCGGCTCTATCATTGGGAAGGGAGAGGCTTTCATTTTTCTGCCGCGCTCTACTACGGCGTTTTGTACTGGAGGCATAACTTACTCCTCAATCTTTTAATGCTTATTCTTTACCGATCATAACCTCGGTGGATTTGATGACGGCGGCAACCGTATCGCCAACCTTTAAATCCAAGCTTACCGCCGAATTGCGGGTAATAACCGACACCAGTTCTTCGCCTGTCGCCAGTTCGACCAATATTTCAGCCATAATCGCCCCTAGCTTAACCTCTTTAACCGTACCTTTTAATTGATTGCGTGCGCTGATTTTCATTATTTTCTACCGTTTAATTGATATTGTTCTGAAAATAAGAGGATTTCCGAGCGCGTTCTTGCCCGGAAATCCTTACCTGTGCCCCGTATGGGGTATTTGCAAGAAGGTTGGTTCTATTTAAATTCAAGCAGGGTGTTGCTTACCAGTGCGCCTTTCTTGGCGAGTAGGGCGTTGGTAATTTTGTCCACCAGATAAACGCCACCCTTGTAGCCCACCACCGAACGGCGATGATAGCCATAGCGATCTTCCACCGGGAAACCGGCGCGGATGAGCGGGACTTTTTCCTCGTCAGCAATGTACTTGCCTTTGGAGTGACCGATTAACAAGTCCACCGGATGCGCCTTCATCTTTTTATGGATAGCGTAGAGGTCGGTTTTAGGCATGATTTCCATATCCAGATTGAATTCTTCCGACAGAGCCATCAAATCAGTGGGCCAAGTTTTGGAGTCGGTGGCGGTTGCCACATACTTCGGCTCCATACCCATTTCCACTACCAGCCTTACCAAACCTTCTACCAAATCAGGGTCACCGTAGATTGCGACCTTTGCGCCAGTAGTAATCATATGGGTATCCACGATTGCATCCAGCATACGGGCGCGTGCCGACTGGAGTTCAGCCGATACGGGCTTTCCGGTTATTTCAGACAGGGTTTTGATGAAGCGATCGGTATTTGCCATACCAATCGGCATCGGCAGAACGTGAGCCGGAACGCCATAACGCCGTTTGTAAACCCGCGCCGCTTCTCCACCCACATGCTTTTGCAAAGCGATTGTGCCGAGCGCATTAGCCGAGTCCTTGATTTCGTCAAGGCTAATGCCACCCTTCGGGAAATGGGGACGAGGCGAATACAAACCGCCGTCCAGCGTATCCGAATAATCGGTTAGCACCAGCCCATCAATCTGCATCTCGCTCAAGATTTCTTTAATCTCGCGAATGTCGCCGGGATTAACCCAACCGGGGATAATGTTAACCCGTTTGTTGGGGCGAGTCTTGCGAGGTAACGCCAACGCCAACTCTTTCAAGAAATTATCAAAGCCGGTGATATGCGTACCTACATAGGATGGAGATTTTACCGCCAATATCGGAATATCTATTTCTGGATTCAGCCCTTTGAACTCGTCAATGAACGCGGGGATGTCATCGCCGATGGTTTCGGATAAGCAGGTGCTGCAAACCGTAATCATCGTAGGGTTGAAGCGTTCATAGACGTTCTTTATGGCTGCCAGCAAGTTCTCACGTCCACCGTAGATGGTGGTACTCTCGGTCAGCGAACTGGTCGCCACTTCCACCGGTTCGCGGAAATGACGCGCCATTTGGTGACGGGGATAAGTAGCACAACCTTGAGAGCCGTGATTGATGGTAAGCGCGCCATGTATGCCGAAGGTAGCCAGCATAGCGCCGATTGGTGCGCAAGCGCGTAGCGGATTAATCGAAACCGCTCTTTCTTGTTTAACAACTGTGCTCACTATGCCACTTCCTCTTCTAGCCCACCCGGTACGGGCTGCGCCATATCTTTTACCAGTTTCCAGACCGGAGCGGACAATGCTTTGTCCATATCACGGGCGAAGTTGACCATACCGGAGAAGCCTGCGTAGGGCCCTGTTTCGTAGGTGTGACCGTTTACAAATGGTACGCCCAACTTGTATGCCACATACTTCTCTTTGTTGCCGGAAATAAACAGGTCAGGTTTCAGGGTAAGCAGGATTTCTTCCAGTTCAGGCACGTTCGGGTTATCAATGATGAACGCGCCATCATTGACCTTTTCGTAAATCTTCTGATAATCGTCAGCGTGACCGAAGGTGGTAGCCGCGCCGATGGTTTCCATGCCAAGTTCCGCCAGCAACTCGGGCCAGTGCCAAGCGCGAGGGCCGCCCTGATAGATGAACACTTTCTTCCCGGCAAGGCGTTTGCGGTAATACTCAATCTTCGGCATAACCTTAGCCACTTCGCGCTTGATGACCTTTTCTGCCTCATGTTCTAGCCCAAAGAAGGCAGCGGTATCGCGCAAAGCTTTGGACATATTCTCAATGCCCCACAAGGTTACGTTAATGGAAGGAGTGCCGTATTTAGTTTCCATCATATCGGCAACATAGGTGGCAGAACGGGCGCAGTGGATTACATTGAGCTTGGCGCGGTGCATCACCTTCAGCTCGTCCACTTTGACGTTGCCGGTGAAGCGAGCGACTATATTCAAGCCGATTGCTTCGAAAAGCGGTTCAAAAGTGCGTAAGTCGCCTTTGATGTTGTAATCGCCCAAAATGTTGATGGAGTAAGCCGAGTCTTCTTCCGGCTCTGCTGTTCCTACCAGATTCTTGAAGATGGTTTCGTTGCCTACGTGGTGTCCGGCGGATTGGCTAACGCCCCGGAAACCTTCGCAAGGGAAGAAAACTACGGGCTTGCCGATTTTCTCGGTGGCAATTTTAGCTACGTCCTTGCCATCGTCACCGATTAGGGCGGTGGTGCAGGTGTTGTAGATGAAAACGCCTTTGGCTTCGGGGAAGGCTTCGTTTGCTTCGATAATGGATTGCAAAAGCTTTTTCTCACCGCCGAATACTACGTTTGATTCGTCCATATCGGAAACGAAGGTGTATTTCATGTGGAAATCGCTATCGGCGATGTGCGGGCGATAACCCCATGAGAAGAAAGCACAACCGATAGGCCCGTGGGTAAGCTGGATGGCATCTTGCACGGGCCCGCCCACCACACCGCGACATCCGGCGTAGGTACAACCGCGCTCGGTCATATCACCGGGGGTTGTAGCGGAGTTACAGGCTATCGAACATTTACCGTCCTGTCCCTCCCCTTTGATAAGTATATGTTTATCCCTTTCGGGGATAGTTGCATCGCATTTCAAAACTGCCATCAGTTACACCTTCTTTCTGGGTTGCAGGTTCATCGGAGCTTGGTCGTTCAAAAACTTGGGAGTACAGGAATTGTCAGTTGAGCAATCCTCTTCACCCGGTACGCCTACAGCATCGGCGCGACATTGCCTGCAATTCATAAACTGCTTAATATGTTTCTCGCACTCGGTACGGATAGCCGCCAATTCCGCCGGAGTGGGAGGGATTACATCTTTGAACTTTGCCTGTGGGATTAAGGGCATGATGTTCATTACATAAGCCCCTAACGCGCTGACGACTCGCGCAATTTCCACCATATGTTGGTCGTTTACGCCGGGAATAAGCACCGAATTGACTTTTACCACCATACCCAACCGCACCGCTTCTTTAAGCCCTGCCAATTGGTTCGCGCTTAAAATCTCGAAAGCTTCACGGTCACGGTAGGTTTTGCCCTGATAACGTACATGCGTGTAAATGTGCTGACCTACTTCTGGGTCAACGGCGTTGATGGTGATGGTGAGCGCGGTTACGCCCGCCTTGTGCAGTTCTTCCACTCGTTCGGGCAAAGCCAGCCCATTGGTGGATACACACTTGACCAACCCCGGAAACTCTTCTTTTGCCAGCAGAAAGGTTTCGAGAGAAGCCGAATTAGCCAGCGGGTCGCCGGGACCTGCGATGCCGAGAACGGTCATTCGCGAGTCGGCTTTCATCGCCTGACGAATCGTGGTTAACGCCTGTTCCGGGCTAACCACCTTAGTGGTAACACCGGGGCGATTTTCGTTCGGGCAATCATACTTCCGCACGCAGTAACCACACTGGATATTGCATTTTGGCGCTACCGGCACATGGATACGTCCAAACCGGAAGTGGGCAGCTTTGCCATAGCAGGGATGAGCCGCAACTTTTGCGGACAAATCTGGTTGTAGCTGGGAATCCAGCGCAGTGGTAAAAGTCATAAATCTAACTCCTTACAGAATAGCCCTGTCGCCAGTTTCTTTTGTTCTAACCCGTATTGCGTCCTCCACCGGGCAGATAAAGATTTTTCCATCACCGATATTGCCGGTCTGGTTGGCTTTTATAATAGTCTCCACTACTTCCTGAACATGATCATCCGTCACCAGCAACATTAGCAATCGCTTGGGAATGTAATGGATGCGGGGACTTTCGGTAAACTGGGGCCCACTATCCCCCTCTAATTCGTACTGAAGCCCTTTTTGTTTACCGCGACCTAGCACATTTTTCACGGTCATTGCGTAATGACCTTTTTCAGCCAGCGCATCACGGGTGTGCTGGACTTTGTTCATTCTCAGAACCGCGACTATTTCCTTCATGGTTATAGCCCCTCTTCTCCGGTACGGATTGTATAGGCAGTATCGACCGGGGTTACTAAAATCTTGCCATCGCCGTAGTAGCCGGTCAAAGCGGAAACTTGGATAATGCTGGTTACTTTGCTGACGTTTTCGTCCTCAACCACAATCATCAGCAGGCTTTTCGGCAATTCCTCATATTTGATAGAATCAAACGAGATGCCTTTTTGCTTGCCCCGTCCATATACATCCATGCGGGTTAGAGCCGGGAAACCGGCTGCCGCCAAGGAGGAGGCTACCACTTCGGCTCTTTCAGGTCTTACAATAGCGCGGATCATTTTCATCGTTTTTGTCTCCTACCTTCTCAGGCAATGTAGTAGGCGCAGTCAGTTGCGCCCGGCGCGACTAATCAATAATTCCGTACTGGCTCATCAGCTCTTCTAGTTCGTCTTGGCTGATGGGGGTAGGAATGGTAAATTTATCGTTTTCGCTGATTTTTCTGGCAAGTTCCAGATATTCTTGAGCCTGTGGCAGAGAGTTATCGTAGTCAATCACGGTCTTCTTGTTGATTTCAGCGCGTTGTACATCCTTGCTTCTGGGTACAAAATGAATAAGCTGGGTGTTAATACGGCGAGCAAATTCCTCGACCAGTTCACGCTCATTTTCTACCAAGCGGGAGTTGCAAACAATTCCACCTAAGCGAGCATAGCCACGGCTGGCAAACTTCTGGATACCTTTGGAAATGTTGTTAGCGGCGAAAAGCGCCATATACTCGCCGGAAGCCACAATGTAAATTTCTTCGGCATAACCTTCGCGGATGGGCATTGCGAAACCGCCACATACCACGTCACCAAGTACGTCATAGAAAACATAGTCGATGCTATCTTCGTATGCGCCCAGTTCTTGCAAAGTCTGGATGGCGGTGATAACGCCGCGTCCACCGCAACCTACGCCCGGTTCAGGACCGCCCGCTTCCACGCACTTCACTTCTTTATAGCCATCGGCGATAACTTGATCGAGGGTGATTTTGTCAGGGCCGGTTTCCCGCAGGGTGTCGAGCATAGTAGCTTGTCGCTTGCCGCCCAACAGTAGGCGGGTGCAGTCGGCTTTGGGGTCGCAACCCACCACCATAATTTTGTTACCCATCGAAGCCAGAGCAGCAGCAGTATTTTGCTGTGTGGTGGACTTCCCAATACCACCTTTACCATAAAATGCAACTTGTCTCACGGTTACCTCCCATAAAATCAAAGATGTTGTGTCGCCGCTATAATTTCGGCAACAACAATTCAAACCTGATAAGTTTAATTGCTATCAGGCATATAAATAATGGCGCTCGTGGCTGGATTAGCCAAATGTTTATTAATATTGGAAAACTGCAACTTTGCAGGGAAGTAGTGTTTGTTTAAACCTTAGCTAGTCGGTGGATATTTGAGCTTGAAAACCCTTTACAGAGGCATAATCGGTTGCTCGTTCACAGTATCCTAGTAGCGAAAGGTAAAAATTTGGTAAACTTCGTAAATGTTTCTTCACCCTTCTGTTATTTATAATAATAACTTATTGTAAACAATAAATCTATATGTGAAATGCTCAAATTTAGTTATGAGTATAATGGTTAAATTGTACAAAAGGTGACTAGAAGTTAGGAGAGGGCTAAACGATTGTCTTTTGCGGGGGTTAGTTTATCTTTGGACTCTCATTTGTTTTTCATATTAGAAGGGGTTCGGGTGTGAAAACCGGGCGCACGCCCCTACCAGAACGGGTTCGGGTTCGTATACCCCATTCGTGGTGCAGGCGAGTCGCCTTCATGCGTTGCTCAGAGTCCAGAGGATTCAGAGTTCAGAGGGGCGCGTTAGCGACACACACCACCAACCGAAAACCGAAAAAGTTGAGATCGTTGCGAGGAAGGTTGAAGTAGCGGTACACGCAGGACGCATTAGCTTGACTGACGAGGAAAGACCCGCCCCGCAGCACACGATACTTACCGCTCGCGTCCACCGCCACTTCCTTAGGCTTCTCGTACTTGTTCTGGCACCACTCCCACACGTTCCCGCCCATGTCCATTGCCCCGCATGCTGCGGCCCCTTGCGGGTACATCCCCACTGCCGTTGTTCGACCCAAACCGGCTTCATCCGTATTGGCGTAACCCTTTTGCCACGCGCCCCACGGATATTTGCGCTGTTGGCTGCCCCCTTGCGCCGCCCATTGCCATTCCCATTCGGTTGGCAAGCGCACCTCCGCGTTCTCCCCGATTATCAATGGACTGCCGCTACCGCCCGGATTCGGCAATTGCCAGCCCTGCATGCACTGAGTGAGCCAACGCCCAAACGCTACCGTCTGATACCACGACATGTTATCTCGCGGCATGTTCAAGCCTTTCTGCCTTTGCTCACTCAGTGTTTGCGGCTGGTATTCTCTCGGGAAGCCCTGCCACCACTCCCGGTTGTTATATCCGTCCGCCGCTTTCACAAAGGCTTCGTACTGGGCAAAGGTTATTTGGTATTGCGCAATGTAAAAGGGTTGTACCTCAAAGTTTTGTTTCTCAATTTCCAGCTTACCACCCGGCGCTACCGCTAGCCACTCTATGTCCGGGATACCGTCCGGGCGCAAGCCCACCCCTCGCCGCGTGTCACCGATTTCGCTCAAGCGGTCGCCGATTTCCATACGGCGTTGGTGCGTGGTAGTAAGGTCGCCGATTTCATCTAGCAACCGCTCAGCATCATTTTCAGAAGGCGCGGGTTTCGGCTCTGCCGCCTTTGCTACGGGCGGGGCTGGTTGTGGAACTGCAACGGGCGGGACGGGCGGCTTTTCGACAGGGGGAGTAGCAACAGGCGGTTCGGGTATTACAATGCCGAAATTCTTGGCATGGAGGCGCAACCCTTTCAACAGCATTTCGCGCCCACGCTCATCATAGAACCGCGCCGCTTGCCATTTGCTCAACCTTCGTGGAATTTCGCACTCCGCCAGTTTCAAGGGGATGATATTGCTCAACCCTTCCGGCATATACTTGGCATAGTAAAGCGCGGTTTCTATCTCTGCCTGTACATAGCCAATTTTTGCCACCGATTCGGGCGTAAGACACACCAAGATGATGTGACTTTCTTCCAATGCCTTCTCAATGGCGTACTGCCAAGGCTGTCCCGGATATAGTTCTTCCTCGTCCAGCCATGGCTCAAGCCAGTGGCTTTCAGCTTTCAAACGCTGGTACAATTCGCGCACTATGGGCTTATCCCCGGAGGAGTGGCACAGAAACACTTTCAGTTTGGGGGGTACGTTGGGCATTGTTTGCGCTCCGGCGTAGGGTTTATCGGTAGGCGATTGCAGTTTAATTATACCCAAACGGGCAAAGTTCCGCTACCGTTGCTTACCGAGAGGCGTTAGGATGTGGATGAATGCGCTCGGCGGTTTCAAAGACCCGCGATAGGAGACGACACCACCAACCGAAAACCGATAAGGTTGCCAACGTGGCTCGGAAGACTGAGGCTACGGTACGCACAGGAAAAAGTTTGATTGTTATAGAAAGACCCACCCCGCACCGCCCGCTGCATACCGTCCACCGCCACATTCTCCGGTAGCTCATACTTGTTTTGACACCACTCCTCCACGTTACCACTCATATCCATTGCGCCGCATGCTGCTGCCCCTTGCGGGTACATGCCCACCGCCGTTGTTCGTGCCAAACCTGCTTCATACGTGTTGGCGTAGCCTTCTTTCCATTCTCCCCAAGGATATGCCCGCTTTTGGTTACCCGCTTGCGCTGCCCATTGCCATTCCCATTCAGTTGGCAAGCGCACCTGCGCGTTCTGCCCCACCACCAACGGGT contains:
- a CDS encoding nitrogenase component I subunit alpha; this translates as MAVLKCDATIPERDKHILIKGEGQDGKCSIACNSATTPGDMTERGCTYAGCRGVVGGPVQDAIQLTHGPIGCAFFSWGYRPHIADSDFHMKYTFVSDMDESNVVFGGEKKLLQSIIEANEAFPEAKGVFIYNTCTTALIGDDGKDVAKIATEKIGKPVVFFPCEGFRGVSQSAGHHVGNETIFKNLVGTAEPEEDSAYSINILGDYNIKGDLRTFEPLFEAIGLNIVARFTGNVKVDELKVMHRAKLNVIHCARSATYVADMMETKYGTPSINVTLWGIENMSKALRDTAAFFGLEHEAEKVIKREVAKVMPKIEYYRKRLAGKKVFIYQGGPRAWHWPELLAELGMETIGAATTFGHADDYQKIYEKVNDGAFIIDNPNVPELEEILLTLKPDLFISGNKEKYVAYKLGVPFVNGHTYETGPYAGFSGMVNFARDMDKALSAPVWKLVKDMAQPVPGGLEEEVA
- a CDS encoding radical SAM protein translates to MTFTTALDSQLQPDLSAKVAAHPCYGKAAHFRFGRIHVPVAPKCNIQCGYCVRKYDCPNENRPGVTTKVVSPEQALTTIRQAMKADSRMTVLGIAGPGDPLANSASLETFLLAKEEFPGLVKCVSTNGLALPERVEELHKAGVTALTITINAVDPEVGQHIYTHVRYQGKTYRDREAFEILSANQLAGLKEAVRLGMVVKVNSVLIPGVNDQHMVEIARVVSALGAYVMNIMPLIPQAKFKDVIPPTPAELAAIRTECEKHIKQFMNCRQCRADAVGVPGEEDCSTDNSCTPKFLNDQAPMNLQPRKKV
- a CDS encoding P-II family nitrogen regulator, with translation MKEIVAVLRMNKVQHTRDALAEKGHYAMTVKNVLGRGKQKGLQYELEGDSGPQFTESPRIHYIPKRLLMLLVTDDHVQEVVETIIKANQTGNIGDGKIFICPVEDAIRVRTKETGDRAIL
- a CDS encoding P-II family nitrogen regulator; the encoded protein is MKMIRAIVRPERAEVVASSLAAAGFPALTRMDVYGRGKQKGISFDSIKYEELPKSLLMIVVEDENVSKVTSIIQVSALTGYYGDGKILVTPVDTAYTIRTGEEGL
- the nifH gene encoding nitrogenase iron protein, which translates into the protein MRQVAFYGKGGIGKSTTQQNTAAALASMGNKIMVVGCDPKADCTRLLLGGKRQATMLDTLRETGPDKITLDQVIADGYKEVKCVEAGGPEPGVGCGGRGVITAIQTLQELGAYEDSIDYVFYDVLGDVVCGGFAMPIREGYAEEIYIVASGEYMALFAANNISKGIQKFASRGYARLGGIVCNSRLVENERELVEEFARRINTQLIHFVPRSKDVQRAEINKKTVIDYDNSLPQAQEYLELARKISENDKFTIPTPISQDELEELMSQYGIID
- a CDS encoding SUMF1/EgtB/PvdO family nonheme iron enzyme yields the protein MGIIKLQSPTDKPYAGAQTMPNVPPKLKVFLCHSSGDKPIVRELYQRLKAESHWLEPWLDEEELYPGQPWQYAIEKALEESHIILVCLTPESVAKIGYVQAEIETALYYAKYMPEGLSNIIPLKLAECEIPRRLSKWQAARFYDERGREMLLKGLRLHAKNFGIVIPEPPVATPPVEKPPVPPVAVPQPAPPVAKAAEPKPAPSENDAERLLDEIGDLTTTHQRRMEIGDRLSEIGDTRRGVGLRPDGIPDIEWLAVAPGGKLEIEKQNFEVQPFYIAQYQITFAQYEAFVKAADGYNNREWWQGFPREYQPQTLSEQRQKGLNMPRDNMSWYQTVAFGRWLTQCMQGWQLPNPGGSGSPLIIGENAEVRLPTEWEWQWAAQGGSQQRKYPWGAWQKGYANTDEAGLGRTTAVGMYPQGAAACGAMDMGGNVWEWCQNKYEKPKEVAVDASGKYRVLRGGSFLVSQANASCVYRYFNLPRNDLNFFGFRLVVCVANAPL